The Paenibacillus tianjinensis genome has a window encoding:
- a CDS encoding ParA family protein, whose protein sequence is MSKIIAIANQKGGVGKTTTSVNLGAGMATLGRRVLLVDIDPQGNTTSGVGVNKADVANCIYDILINEANPQETILQTQIEGLDIIPATIQLAGAEIELVSTISRELKLKKALNAVKGNYDYIIIDCPPSLGILTINSLTAADSVIIPIQCEYYALEGLSQLLNTVRLVQKNLNTHLKIEGVLLTMLDARTNLGIQVIEEVKKYFQEKVYRTIIPRNVRLSEAPSHGQSIITYDTRSKGAEVYLELAKEVISYE, encoded by the coding sequence GTGTCCAAGATTATTGCCATAGCAAATCAAAAAGGCGGCGTTGGTAAAACGACAACCTCCGTGAACCTGGGTGCCGGAATGGCTACTCTGGGGAGAAGAGTGCTTCTTGTCGATATCGATCCGCAAGGCAACACTACAAGCGGCGTTGGCGTCAACAAAGCGGATGTAGCAAATTGCATTTACGATATACTTATTAATGAGGCTAACCCTCAAGAAACAATTTTACAGACGCAGATCGAAGGGCTCGATATTATCCCGGCTACGATTCAATTGGCAGGGGCTGAAATCGAATTAGTGTCGACGATCTCCAGAGAACTAAAGCTTAAAAAGGCGCTCAATGCGGTGAAAGGTAATTATGATTACATCATCATTGATTGCCCGCCTTCTCTCGGCATACTTACTATTAATTCACTCACTGCGGCAGACTCGGTCATTATTCCAATTCAGTGTGAATACTATGCACTGGAAGGGCTTAGCCAACTGCTTAATACCGTGCGTTTGGTGCAAAAAAATCTTAATACTCATCTGAAAATTGAGGGAGTGCTGCTGACCATGCTTGATGCCCGAACGAATCTGGGGATTCAAGTTATTGAAGAGGTCAAAAAGTATTTCCAGGAGAAGGTATATAGAACGATTATCCCCCGTAATGTTCGTCTTAGCGAAGCTCCTTCGCATGGACAATCCATTATTACGTATGATACCCGTTCCAAAGGAGCAGAAGTGTACTTAGAGTTGGCAAAGGAAGTGATCTCTTATGAGTAA
- the noc gene encoding nucleoid occlusion protein: MKEQFTKLFGFTERSSGEEIKQIPVHEVISSPYQPRTIFDDEKIDELCQTIKTHGVIQPIVVRVRDSLYEIIAGERRWRAVKKLGLETIPAIVREFNDSQAASIALIENLQREGLTSIEEAIAYQKLIDLHQLTQESLAQRLGKSQSTIANKIRLLQLPEQVKTALMERQITERHARSLLSLDNVEMQLKVLAEIIAKGLNVKQTEARIAFYKAVNQTKKSKRVSYTKDVRLALNTIRQSIDMVSGSGMEIKTSENDRGDHYEIVIQIPKR; this comes from the coding sequence ATGAAAGAACAATTCACCAAGCTTTTTGGATTTACCGAGCGGAGCAGCGGAGAAGAGATCAAACAGATCCCGGTTCATGAGGTTATTAGCAGTCCTTATCAACCACGGACAATTTTTGATGATGAGAAGATAGACGAGCTATGTCAGACCATCAAAACTCACGGAGTTATTCAACCCATCGTTGTGCGAGTGCGTGATTCTTTGTATGAGATTATCGCGGGTGAACGGCGTTGGCGTGCGGTTAAGAAGCTCGGCTTGGAGACCATTCCGGCCATTGTTCGTGAGTTCAATGATTCTCAGGCTGCATCAATTGCATTAATAGAAAATTTGCAACGAGAAGGTCTGACCTCTATTGAGGAAGCTATTGCTTATCAGAAACTGATTGATCTTCATCAATTGACTCAGGAAAGCTTGGCACAGCGGTTAGGGAAAAGCCAATCCACAATCGCAAACAAGATACGCCTCCTGCAGCTGCCCGAGCAAGTTAAGACAGCCCTCATGGAACGACAGATCACAGAGAGACATGCTCGTTCCTTGTTATCTCTGGACAATGTGGAAATGCAGCTGAAAGTACTGGCTGAGATCATTGCCAAGGGCTTGAATGTGAAGCAGACTGAAGCTCGAATTGCCTTTTACAAAGCTGTTAACCAGACCAAAAAATCAAAACGGGTTTCCTACACCAAGGACGTTCGTCTAGCGCTTAATACAATTCGTCAATCCATTGATATGGTATCAGGCTCAGGGATGGAAATAAAGACCTCGGAAAATGACCGCGGCGACCATTATGAGATTGTGATTCAGATCCCAAAACGATAA
- the rsmG gene encoding 16S rRNA (guanine(527)-N(7))-methyltransferase RsmG, with translation MDSTSAQFIALLQERGLQLAPRQLEQFELYYQELVSWNEKMNLTGITERSQVYMKHFYDSLSLAFYLNMDDVKSLADIGSGAGFPGIPLKICFPHLKLTIVDSLSKRISFLQHICDTLGLIGVELIHGRAEDVARQFVHRDAYDVVTARAVARLSLLNEFCLPFTRKDGIFAAMKGNDPAEELTEAKRSLKELRAELKQVESFSLPVEESARHIVMIRKTGATPAKYPRKAGMPAKSPLI, from the coding sequence ATGGACAGTACTTCAGCGCAGTTCATTGCACTTTTGCAGGAGCGTGGCCTTCAGCTTGCACCCCGACAATTGGAGCAATTTGAGCTTTATTATCAGGAACTGGTTTCTTGGAATGAGAAGATGAACCTTACGGGAATTACTGAACGTAGTCAGGTTTATATGAAACATTTTTACGACTCGCTTTCTCTTGCATTCTATTTAAACATGGATGATGTAAAAAGTCTGGCAGACATCGGATCAGGAGCAGGATTTCCTGGTATTCCCTTGAAAATTTGTTTCCCTCATTTAAAGCTGACAATTGTGGATTCTTTAAGTAAAAGAATTTCGTTTCTCCAGCATATTTGTGACACTTTAGGATTAATCGGAGTAGAGCTTATTCATGGCCGGGCAGAGGATGTAGCTAGACAATTCGTGCATCGTGACGCATATGATGTAGTAACTGCCCGTGCTGTGGCACGTTTATCACTGCTGAATGAATTCTGTCTTCCGTTCACGCGAAAAGATGGTATTTTTGCAGCGATGAAGGGTAATGATCCTGCCGAGGAATTAACAGAAGCCAAAAGAAGCCTCAAGGAATTGCGGGCTGAACTCAAGCAAGTTGAGTCATTTAGCCTGCCTGTAGAGGAATCGGCGCGGCATATCGTCATGATCCGCAAAACAGGAGCCACACCTGCTAAATATCCCCGCAAAGCAGGAATGCCAGCCAAATCTCCACTAATCTGA
- the mnmG gene encoding tRNA uridine-5-carboxymethylaminomethyl(34) synthesis enzyme MnmG, with amino-acid sequence MSYEGGSYDVVVIGAGHAGCEAALAAARMGCNTLMITINLDMVAFMPCNPSIGGPAKGHVVREIDALGGEMGRNIDKTFIQLRMLNTGKGPAVHALRAQADKFLYQHAMKETMEKTPNLTLRQGMVEELIVENGRCAGVITKTGTIYRSKTVILTTGTYLRGKVIMGELTYESGPNNQQPSVRLSENLRELGFELVRFKTGTPPRVHKDTIDFSKTEIQPGDDKPKFFSFETKSSQNEQLPCWLTYTSPVTHQIINDNLHRAPMFTGIIEGTGPRYCPSIEDKVVRFSDKSQHQIFLEPEGKNTSEYYVQGLSTSLPEDVQLAVLRSIPGMEKVEMMRNGYAIEYDAMVPTQLWPSLETKRLPGLFTAGQINGTSGYEEAAGQGVMAGINAARKVQEKEPVVLDRSQGYIGVLIDDLVTKGTNEPYRLLTSRAEYRLLLRHDNADLRLTPIGYEIGLIPQQRYEAFLNKKETVEREILRLKETKVKPVEVNEALAAFESAAIVDGSNLLTLMRRPELAYSFVDQISPAPEILDEEMKEQVEIQIKYAGYIEKQLAHVEKLQKMEKKKIPDDINYNEIHGLAMEARQKLTKIAPISIGQASRIAGVTPADISILLVHLEHYNRVTAAKG; translated from the coding sequence ATGAGCTATGAAGGAGGCAGCTATGACGTAGTGGTCATAGGCGCCGGCCATGCCGGCTGCGAAGCTGCACTGGCTGCAGCCCGGATGGGCTGCAACACTTTGATGATAACGATTAACCTGGATATGGTGGCATTCATGCCTTGTAATCCTTCGATTGGCGGTCCGGCTAAAGGACATGTAGTCCGTGAAATTGATGCGCTTGGCGGAGAGATGGGCCGCAACATCGATAAGACTTTTATTCAGCTGCGGATGCTCAATACCGGTAAAGGACCGGCCGTTCATGCTCTTCGCGCACAGGCGGATAAATTCCTTTATCAGCATGCCATGAAAGAAACAATGGAGAAGACACCCAACCTGACGCTTCGTCAGGGAATGGTCGAAGAATTGATCGTTGAAAACGGCCGTTGCGCCGGGGTGATTACCAAGACTGGCACTATATACCGTAGTAAGACAGTTATTTTGACCACCGGAACTTATTTGCGCGGAAAAGTAATTATGGGTGAGCTGACCTATGAGAGCGGTCCAAACAATCAGCAGCCTTCAGTCCGACTGTCGGAGAATCTGCGTGAGTTGGGCTTTGAGCTGGTTCGCTTTAAGACAGGTACACCACCGCGTGTGCATAAAGATACGATTGATTTCTCCAAGACAGAAATTCAGCCGGGTGATGATAAGCCGAAGTTCTTTTCTTTTGAAACGAAATCGTCGCAAAACGAACAACTGCCTTGCTGGCTGACCTACACTTCTCCAGTGACGCACCAGATCATTAATGACAATCTTCATCGTGCTCCAATGTTTACAGGTATTATTGAAGGAACGGGTCCGCGTTACTGTCCTTCCATCGAAGATAAGGTGGTCCGGTTCAGCGACAAGTCACAGCACCAGATTTTCCTTGAACCGGAAGGAAAAAACACTTCGGAGTACTATGTACAGGGTCTTTCCACTAGTCTGCCGGAGGATGTTCAATTAGCAGTGCTTCGCTCCATCCCAGGAATGGAAAAGGTAGAAATGATGCGTAACGGCTATGCGATTGAATATGATGCGATGGTGCCTACCCAGTTGTGGCCTTCACTCGAAACCAAACGTCTGCCGGGACTATTCACAGCCGGACAGATTAATGGTACATCCGGATATGAGGAAGCAGCAGGACAAGGTGTAATGGCCGGTATTAATGCTGCCCGTAAAGTGCAGGAGAAAGAACCGGTGGTTCTCGATCGTTCCCAAGGCTATATTGGAGTACTGATTGATGATCTGGTTACTAAAGGAACCAATGAGCCTTACCGTTTGCTTACATCACGGGCAGAATACCGTTTGCTGCTTCGTCATGACAATGCTGATCTGCGGCTGACACCTATTGGTTATGAGATTGGTTTGATACCGCAGCAGCGTTATGAAGCCTTCCTGAATAAAAAGGAAACAGTCGAACGTGAAATTCTCCGGCTTAAAGAAACAAAAGTAAAACCCGTAGAAGTCAATGAAGCATTAGCAGCATTTGAGTCTGCAGCTATTGTAGATGGCAGTAACTTGCTTACTCTGATGCGCCGCCCTGAACTTGCATACAGCTTTGTTGATCAAATATCCCCAGCCCCTGAAATCCTTGATGAAGAGATGAAGGAGCAGGTAGAGATTCAAATTAAATATGCCGGATATATTGAGAAACAGCTGGCACATGTGGAAAAGCTGCAAAAGATGGAAAAGAAGAAAATCCCGGATGATATTAATTATAATGAGATTCATGGACTGGCTATGGAAGCACGGCAGAAGCTGACGAAGATTGCCCCGATTTCTATCGGACAAGCTTCACGGATTGCCGGTGTCACACCGGCTGACATTTCGATTCTGCTTGTGCATTTAGAGCATTACAACCGAGTAACGGCGGCGAAAGGATAA